From a single Nematostella vectensis chromosome 3, jaNemVect1.1, whole genome shotgun sequence genomic region:
- the LOC5503181 gene encoding uncharacterized protein LOC5503181 isoform X1, with amino-acid sequence MGEATPAKYYEDFLLKKEGKSKWTEYWVIIRGNWMLFYTEKGSTDRDKLKGSIELVPDTKCSPARRRTYSFPFYISTKKGSHLFKCQSNLKRHQWIYVIGLAYKHAPPVPPPSFIPMGPVVIDKSDGEHLASWQTNKQSSERQSDGDDGDNDDDDGEDSYSLPPGVIIVSTLPNELMENEENNDKNSSRVNERAPVPVNAVVTHSLTGAMIVIPDSETSTTKKDRLNPPRVTFPKQISKSADTIGSPSRRSRHDFSPLRHHGYGPDLDRPSTSPLPSNVHLHIPGYPSYGHGTQLKFSRHMTSSAPDFNALSLGNGI; translated from the exons ATGGGAGAGGCGACTCCGGCAAAGTATTATGAAGATTTTCTTCTAAAGAAAGAGGGAAAAAGCAAG TGGACAGAGTATTGGGTGATTATCCGTGGAAACTGGATGCTGTTTTACACAGAAAAAGGCAGCACTGACAGGGATAAG CTTAAAGGCTCAATCGAGCTTGTGCCTGACACAAAATGCAGTCCAGCAAGAAGGAGGACATATAGTTTCCCATTCTACATCTCTACTAAAAAGGGGTCTCATCTGTTCAAG TGTCAGTCAAACCTGAAACGACACCAGTGGATTTATGTAATTGGATTAGCTTATAAG CATGCCCCACCAGTTCCTCCGCCGTCATTTATCCCTATGGGCCCGGTAGTGATTGACAAGAGTGACGGAGAGCATTTGGCATCAtggcaaacaaacaagcaatcaTCCGAAAGGCAGTCAGATGGAGATGATggggataatgatgatgatgatggcgaggACAGttactccctccccccagggGTGATTATTGTCAGTACCCTGCCTAACGAGCTTATGGAGAATGAGGAGAACAATGACAAGAATTCATCAAGAGTTAACGAGAGAG CTCCTGTTCCAGTGAATGCAGTAGTGACGCACAGTTTGACAGGTGCCATGATTG TAATACCAGACTCTGAGACAAGCACAACTAAAAAGGATCGACTCAACCCTCCAAGGGTGACTTTCCCAAAGCAGATCTCAAAATCTGCAGACACTATAG GTTCACCTTCCAGACGTTCTCGTCATGATTTTTCTCCTCTGCGCCATCATGGGTATGGTCCTGACCTTGATCGGCCTAGCACCAGTCCTCTACCCTCCAATGTGCATTTACATATCCCTGGCTATCCATCTTACGGCCATGGTACTCAACTCAAGTTTTCTCGACACATGACGTCATCAGCACCAGACTTCAATGCATTATCATTAGGGAATGGCATATGA
- the LOC5503181 gene encoding uncharacterized protein LOC5503181 isoform X3, with translation MGEATPAKYYEDFLLKKEGKSKWTEYWVIIRGNWMLFYTEKGSTDRDKLKGSIELVPDTKCSPARRRTYSFPFYISTKKGSHLFKHAPPVPPPSFIPMGPVVIDKSDGEHLASWQTNKQSSERQSDGDDGDNDDDDGEDSYSLPPGVIIVSTLPNELMENEENNDKNSSRVNERAPVPVNAVVTHSLTGAMIVIPDSETSTTKKDRLNPPRVTFPKQISKSADTIGSPSRRSRHDFSPLRHHGYGPDLDRPSTSPLPSNVHLHIPGYPSYGHGTQLKFSRHMTSSAPDFNALSLGNGI, from the exons ATGGGAGAGGCGACTCCGGCAAAGTATTATGAAGATTTTCTTCTAAAGAAAGAGGGAAAAAGCAAG TGGACAGAGTATTGGGTGATTATCCGTGGAAACTGGATGCTGTTTTACACAGAAAAAGGCAGCACTGACAGGGATAAG CTTAAAGGCTCAATCGAGCTTGTGCCTGACACAAAATGCAGTCCAGCAAGAAGGAGGACATATAGTTTCCCATTCTACATCTCTACTAAAAAGGGGTCTCATCTGTTCAAG CATGCCCCACCAGTTCCTCCGCCGTCATTTATCCCTATGGGCCCGGTAGTGATTGACAAGAGTGACGGAGAGCATTTGGCATCAtggcaaacaaacaagcaatcaTCCGAAAGGCAGTCAGATGGAGATGATggggataatgatgatgatgatggcgaggACAGttactccctccccccagggGTGATTATTGTCAGTACCCTGCCTAACGAGCTTATGGAGAATGAGGAGAACAATGACAAGAATTCATCAAGAGTTAACGAGAGAG CTCCTGTTCCAGTGAATGCAGTAGTGACGCACAGTTTGACAGGTGCCATGATTG TAATACCAGACTCTGAGACAAGCACAACTAAAAAGGATCGACTCAACCCTCCAAGGGTGACTTTCCCAAAGCAGATCTCAAAATCTGCAGACACTATAG GTTCACCTTCCAGACGTTCTCGTCATGATTTTTCTCCTCTGCGCCATCATGGGTATGGTCCTGACCTTGATCGGCCTAGCACCAGTCCTCTACCCTCCAATGTGCATTTACATATCCCTGGCTATCCATCTTACGGCCATGGTACTCAACTCAAGTTTTCTCGACACATGACGTCATCAGCACCAGACTTCAATGCATTATCATTAGGGAATGGCATATGA
- the LOC5503181 gene encoding uncharacterized protein LOC5503181 isoform X2, translating into MGEATPAKYYEDFLLKKEGKSKWTEYWVIIRGNWMLFYTEKGSTDRDKLKGSIELVPDTKCSPARRRTYSFPFYISTKKGSHLFKCQSNLKRHQWIYVIGLAYKHAPPVPPPSFIPMGPVVIDKSDGEHLASWQTNKQSSERQSDGDDGDNDDDDGEDSYSLPPGVIIVSTLPNELMENEENNDKNSSRVNERVIPDSETSTTKKDRLNPPRVTFPKQISKSADTIGSPSRRSRHDFSPLRHHGYGPDLDRPSTSPLPSNVHLHIPGYPSYGHGTQLKFSRHMTSSAPDFNALSLGNGI; encoded by the exons ATGGGAGAGGCGACTCCGGCAAAGTATTATGAAGATTTTCTTCTAAAGAAAGAGGGAAAAAGCAAG TGGACAGAGTATTGGGTGATTATCCGTGGAAACTGGATGCTGTTTTACACAGAAAAAGGCAGCACTGACAGGGATAAG CTTAAAGGCTCAATCGAGCTTGTGCCTGACACAAAATGCAGTCCAGCAAGAAGGAGGACATATAGTTTCCCATTCTACATCTCTACTAAAAAGGGGTCTCATCTGTTCAAG TGTCAGTCAAACCTGAAACGACACCAGTGGATTTATGTAATTGGATTAGCTTATAAG CATGCCCCACCAGTTCCTCCGCCGTCATTTATCCCTATGGGCCCGGTAGTGATTGACAAGAGTGACGGAGAGCATTTGGCATCAtggcaaacaaacaagcaatcaTCCGAAAGGCAGTCAGATGGAGATGATggggataatgatgatgatgatggcgaggACAGttactccctccccccagggGTGATTATTGTCAGTACCCTGCCTAACGAGCTTATGGAGAATGAGGAGAACAATGACAAGAATTCATCAAGAGTTAACGAGAGAG TAATACCAGACTCTGAGACAAGCACAACTAAAAAGGATCGACTCAACCCTCCAAGGGTGACTTTCCCAAAGCAGATCTCAAAATCTGCAGACACTATAG GTTCACCTTCCAGACGTTCTCGTCATGATTTTTCTCCTCTGCGCCATCATGGGTATGGTCCTGACCTTGATCGGCCTAGCACCAGTCCTCTACCCTCCAATGTGCATTTACATATCCCTGGCTATCCATCTTACGGCCATGGTACTCAACTCAAGTTTTCTCGACACATGACGTCATCAGCACCAGACTTCAATGCATTATCATTAGGGAATGGCATATGA
- the LOC5503190 gene encoding vicilin-like seed storage protein At2g18540, with translation MDDLSRGDKRVEEEPRREEEQNNEEERSRRPRVLTEGQRARKRARDLVLTEEQRVRKRQTSSEYRLSGKQRVRKKQKDSEYELDDKQRARKEAEKLRNAQRPAYNDGRRQLVCSKAKRKGS, from the exons ATGGACGACCTTTCACGTGGTGATAAAAGAG TTGAAGAAGAACCAAGAAGAGAGGAGGAGCAAAATAATGAGGAGGAGAGGTCACGCAGGCCACGAGTGTTGACAGAAGGACAAAGAGCTCGGAAGAGAGCGCGTGACCTTGTACTCACCGAGGAGCAAAGAGTGCGAAAAAGACAGACGAGCTCCGAGTACAGGTTAAGTGGTAAGCAAAGAGTCCGGAAAAAGCAAAAGGACTCGGAGTACGAACTAGATGACAAGCAGAGAGCTCGTAAAGAGGCAGAGAAACTTAGAAACGCTCAACGCCCAGCGTACAATGATGGCAGAAGACAGCTTGTTTGCTCAAAGGCAAAGAGAAAGGGCTCGTGA
- the LOC116610729 gene encoding uncharacterized protein LOC116610729 gives MESDETPVHFNAIVHHITVNEQGSETPCVIQGSGIDLLPSASLSSIAADVLSEMFQRGEVDGKIILKADSAKVYIQVRKNWKPLALSDFTASEHLDVSVKDAFGDILFLKDTQLCIHVHLLHERDWSEDKVRDTIKKLLEHYSQTHLERLQCPFSQGMLSQISRDQYPCRLSHEKIKHFGAWYERSNLADEDDPDCLTPRKPDIITQRGKKIVFSPINEIPMLRAWYEENPKPTMSELDKYAVILNDTEFRKTRESVCSRHVNTWFKNERARWRREGLMQELSRPSMAVSVTMDNAKSMSEICQKGGWLSNPSTPSGSTPI, from the exons ATGGAATCAGACGAAACTCCCGTTCATTTTAATGCGATAGTCCATCATATAACAGTAAACGAACAAGGATCTGAGACGCCCTGTGTGATACAGGGAAGTGGCATCGATCTTCTCCCAAGCGCGTCTTTGTCTTCTATCGCCGCAGATGTCTTGAGCGAGATGTTCCAAAGAGGTGAAGTCGATggaaaaattatattaaaagCCGACAGTGCTAAAG TTTACATACAAGTCCGTAAAAATTGGAAACCCCTCGCACTGTCGGACTTCACTGCCTCCGAACATTTGGATGTTAGTGTGAAGGACGCTTTTGGTGACATTCTATTTCTAAAGGACACGCAGCTCTGCATCCATGTCCATCTCCTTCACGA AAGAGATTGGAGTGAGGATAAAGTTCGGGatacaataaaaaagttaTTAGAGCACTATAGCCAGACACACTTGGAAAGACTACAGTGCCCATTCTCACAG ggtATGCTGTCCCAGATTTCACGTGACCAATACCCTTGCCGTTTATCACATGAAAAAATCAAGCACTTTGGAGCATGGTATGAGCGCTCAAACCTCGCTGATGAAGATGATCCAGACTGCCTTACACCACGAAAACCAGACATTATCACACAGAGAGGCAAGAAAATTGTCTTCAGCCCCATCAATGAAATTCCCATGCTTCGTGCATGGTATGAAGAAAACCCTAAGCCTACCATGAGTGAACTTGACAAATATGCTGTGATACTGAATGACACTGAGTTCAGAAAAACCAGAGAGTCTGTTTGCTCAAGGCATGTGAATACATGGTTTAAAAATGAGCGAGCAAGATGGAGAAGGGAAGGGCTAATGCAGGAGTTGTCTAGACCTTCTATGGCTGTGAGTGTTACAATGGACAATGCAAAGAGTATGTCAGAGATTTGTCAGAAAGGGGGCTGGTTATCCAACCCATCCACCCCCTCTGGATCCACTCCTATATAG
- the LOC5512579 gene encoding protein FAM199X, whose product MLAIQEEAVEFRMLGTSPVFSKDYFSSSFADFIPPYLEDNVAAEVHVGSEQGFSERDFIYSESISATTSCGTSVTSEISDDSFIDINDEDFDPFPKTETISLDFQSLQRLSESGNTGWSRSNTCKGSDAQDSSDSDDDDDSLPRGLKCAPEIPRTKSLSNKSECVGCKLKKRMDNISWNDMTSDDQMEAIEYLTRLASTTLGLHDQLEIIRIISPSARVLPTDTEFVIDLDAFNDSKFQRIQQYVCQRLNVNDCNRCSALRRSKCSRNSSTSLTHRKHSKRSRQPLSTKRISKKSKKPKGVLGRVHRQMEKEKRSGLFQKEEVITLKASAPKEDSEDEIEIDIL is encoded by the exons ATGCTAGCCATTCAAGAAGAAGCTGTTGAATTCAG GATGCTGGGAACCTCTCCAGTGTTCAGTAAGGACTATTTCAGCAGCAGTTTTGCTGATTTCATCCCACCCTACCTTGAAGATAATGTTGCAGCTGAAGTCCATGTTGGAAG TGAGCAAGGGTTTTCAGAGAGGGATTTTATATACAGTGAATCGATATCGGCAACAACATCATGTGGGACGTCTGTGACTTCGGAGATCTCAGATGACAGCTTTATAGACATAAATGATGAAGACTTTGATCCTTTTCCAAAGACAGAG ACTATTTCTCTAGATTTCCAGTCACTTCAAAGACTTTCTG AATCAGGGAACACTGGTTGGAGTCGGAGTAATACATGCAAAGGCAGTGATGCCCAGGACAGCTcagacagtgatgatgatgatgactcaCTACCCAGAGGTCTTAAATGCGCCCCAGAAATTCCACGGACCAAATCGTTATCTAATAAGTCTGAATGTGTTGGTTGCAAGTTAAAAAAGCGCATGGATAACATTTCGTG GAATGATATGACATCTGATGACCAAATGGAAGCCATAGAGTACCTCACAAGATTGGCCTCGACAACCTTAGGTTTGCATGACCAGTTAGAGATCATTAGAATCATCAGCCCAAGTGCTAGGGTGCTTCCCACAGACACAGAGTTCGTTATAG ATCTTGATGCTTTTAACGATAGCAAATTCCAGAGAATTCAACAATATGTTTGTCAGAGGTTGAATGTAAATGATTGTAATCGTTGCTCTG CGTTAAGAAGAAGTAAGTGCAGTCGGAATTCAAGTACAAGTCTAACACACAGAAAGCATTCTAAG AGGTCACGCCAGCCACTAAGTACGAAGCGTATTTCTAAGAAATCCAAGAAACCAAAAGGAGTACTAGGTCGTGTGCATCGCCAGATGGAGAAGGAGAAGAGAAGTGGCCTCTTTCAAAAAGAGGAG GTGATAACCCTAAAGGCATCGGCACCAAAGGAAGACAGCGAGGATGAGATTGAAATAGACATTCTATGA